One stretch of Candidatus Bathyarchaeia archaeon DNA includes these proteins:
- a CDS encoding cysteine hydrolase family protein — protein sequence MNKIKPALLVIDAQNGWLELSAGLKKSVDEHVVNMSNAISIFRMAGAPIIFTYHAYEDRGIVAGTKAFELFSAVEAKTNDDVVVKTHQNAFNKTELESLIRDKGCDTVILVGLSALHCVIATYFGAYDHNLAPYLARGAVAAPDEESVQIAEKICDTLSLRAIAQILNQDPKIMRMG from the coding sequence TTGAACAAAATTAAACCGGCATTACTTGTAATTGACGCGCAAAACGGTTGGCTGGAGCTTTCTGCGGGTTTGAAGAAGTCAGTGGATGAGCATGTTGTTAATATGAGTAATGCGATTTCGATATTTCGCATGGCGGGGGCACCGATAATTTTCACCTATCACGCCTACGAGGACAGGGGAATTGTTGCAGGAACCAAAGCATTCGAGCTTTTCTCTGCAGTCGAAGCCAAGACAAACGACGATGTGGTGGTGAAGACCCATCAGAACGCATTTAACAAGACTGAACTCGAAAGCTTGATTCGAGATAAGGGATGTGACACCGTGATTCTTGTTGGACTTAGCGCCCTGCACTGTGTGATAGCCACATATTTTGGCGCGTATGACCACAATCTTGCTCCTTATCTTGCGCGGGGCGCAGTGGCTGCACCTGACGAGGAGTCAGTTCAGATAGCGGAAAAAATCTGTGACACCTTGAGTCTGCGGGCGATAGCGCAAATTTTGAATCAGGACCCAAAAATTATGCGAATGGGCTAA
- a CDS encoding DUF3795 domain-containing protein, giving the protein MNTKREASLFAKCGINCRTCVGFFGYKLNGEKTDPCGGCQTRQDTCTFFKKHCKNQATREKIEYCFECQDFPCTELKKIDKYYSQKYGTSLIESFTYIKANGMEEFLKSEEEKWKCPTCGGVICAQTKRCYTCDP; this is encoded by the coding sequence ATGAATACAAAAAGGGAAGCATCACTATTTGCTAAATGCGGAATAAATTGCCGAACATGCGTAGGCTTCTTCGGCTATAAACTAAATGGCGAAAAGACCGACCCCTGCGGCGGCTGCCAAACAAGACAAGACACATGCACATTCTTTAAGAAACACTGCAAAAACCAAGCAACCAGAGAAAAAATTGAATACTGCTTTGAATGCCAAGATTTTCCATGTACAGAACTAAAAAAAATTGACAAATACTACAGCCAAAAATATGGAACAAGCTTAATCGAAAGTTTCACATACATCAAAGCCAACGGAATGGAGGAATTTCTGAAGAGCGAGGAAGAAAAATGGAAATGCCCCACCTGCGGCGGAGTAATCTGTGCACAAACAAAAAGATGTTACACATGCGACCCCTAA
- the cobN gene encoding cobaltochelatase subunit CobN, with the protein MKVAFVILSHEIETVTLAVKAIQKEKGLTINICPRTAEELADPTCLEDFIQFAQGSHVLVMHLMGGKKGFAGFDRVVSTMRDMRIPVFASDVQNDPEVVTASTLDKADYQKIYKYIAYGGLKNYENLLLFLANRFTCGTYEINPPKQMPLEGIYHPQLGQVLTLTEYMEKKYSPEKPTVGVLFHHDPVKSGDVTLANSLIDSIERQGANAILLFFSVNNVAAKNLRWVVNNFFMLDGKPLVDVVISTLAHSLAAFMPSSEPVDNLFKELGVPVLKAIATYNTFEEWRDSLLGLNFSEVAWNVAMPEFDGMIITVPIAARWISETDPMTGAKITSYKPIPERLDKMVRLSINWAKLRHIPNGEKKVALIFHNYPPRNDHIGSAAGLDSAASAINLLRTLQENGYKLDYIPENGQKLMEAVLDGLTNDQRWSSPDELAQKAVAKISNAQYLQWLNELPVDVKEKLAKHWGQPPGKLFNYKGDLLVPGIMNGNLFIGLQPPRGYTTDPASIYHSPDLPIPYHYHGYYRWIRDVFKADVIIHFGKHGTMEWTPGKSVGLSASCFPDIIISDLPNVYPYLIDDPGEGTGAKRRSYACLVDYLIPVMHNADSYEDLAKICVQLKEYYRAKTSDPGKLKILQKLIWDTVVNANLNSDLNVTQEDAFAGFDAFLERLHAYLNELSDTQIRDGLHIMGEPPTGFPLEEFLVALTRLNNGNVPSLRESLAALKGYDYEALLANRGLLRPEGRTNGDVIDELTALALELIQQFHALAFKEECIDELMQEVLGSRQAQVRQCLTYISTFLVPALAATTNELTNTLGSCSGTYVPTGPSGAPTRGMADILPTGRNFYSIDPRCVPSVAAWKVGIDLGDSLLKRYMEEEGKYPETVAIVVWATDCMRTNGDDVAEILYLMGIKPVWEASSGRVTGLEPIPLETLRRPRIDVTVRISGLFRDNFPNIVHLIDEAVAMVADLKETSDKNYIRKHVEKEVAERIAQGVSPTEAREEVCYRIFGDIPGGYGSGVNEAIDSKNWKDQNDLADIYITWGCYVYGRKHFGLTAPELFRRRLGQVQLTVKNWDTREYDTLQIDDSYSYHAGMDVAIKTITGKAPHSYYGDSTDPKRVKIRSTAEEIKYCFRARLVNPKWIESLKKHGYHGAAEFSRQMDYVLGWDATEEVIEDWMYEDLAEKFVLDKAMQDWLKDVNPFALQNMAERLLEAIERDMWQATEEMKKQLQDVYLDIEGVLEGTTEKKGK; encoded by the coding sequence TTGAAAGTTGCCTTTGTAATCCTTTCCCACGAAATAGAAACTGTAACCTTAGCAGTTAAAGCCATACAAAAAGAAAAAGGCTTAACCATCAACATTTGTCCACGAACGGCAGAGGAATTAGCGGACCCAACCTGTTTAGAAGATTTCATCCAGTTTGCTCAAGGCTCCCATGTGTTGGTTATGCATTTAATGGGCGGCAAGAAGGGCTTTGCTGGCTTTGACCGCGTCGTATCCACCATGCGTGATATGCGCATTCCTGTTTTTGCTTCAGATGTACAAAATGACCCCGAAGTTGTGACGGCGTCAACCCTGGACAAAGCCGACTACCAAAAGATTTACAAGTACATTGCCTACGGCGGACTGAAAAACTATGAGAACTTGTTGCTTTTTTTGGCAAATCGCTTTACATGTGGCACATACGAAATCAATCCACCCAAGCAGATGCCGCTTGAGGGCATCTATCATCCTCAACTAGGTCAAGTTTTAACGTTAACTGAATACATGGAAAAGAAGTATTCGCCTGAAAAACCCACGGTTGGTGTTCTTTTCCATCATGACCCTGTGAAAAGTGGCGATGTGACCCTTGCAAACAGCCTGATTGACTCGATTGAGCGTCAGGGGGCGAATGCTATTTTGCTGTTCTTTTCTGTCAATAACGTTGCAGCCAAGAACTTGCGTTGGGTTGTCAACAACTTTTTTATGCTGGATGGAAAGCCTCTGGTTGATGTTGTCATCAGTACACTGGCGCATTCTTTAGCGGCGTTTATGCCCAGTTCTGAACCTGTAGATAACTTGTTTAAGGAGTTGGGTGTGCCTGTCCTGAAAGCGATTGCGACCTACAACACTTTTGAAGAGTGGCGTGACAGTTTGCTGGGGCTAAACTTCAGTGAAGTTGCTTGGAATGTGGCTATGCCTGAATTTGACGGCATGATAATAACCGTCCCGATTGCTGCCCGATGGATATCTGAGACGGACCCGATGACAGGTGCAAAAATAACCTCGTATAAGCCTATTCCTGAACGTCTTGACAAAATGGTTCGGTTAAGCATAAACTGGGCCAAGCTAAGGCACATTCCCAACGGGGAAAAGAAAGTTGCCTTAATTTTCCATAATTATCCTCCACGAAATGACCACATCGGAAGTGCTGCTGGCCTTGACTCTGCTGCTTCGGCGATAAACCTGCTGAGGACTCTGCAGGAAAACGGTTACAAACTGGATTATATTCCTGAAAACGGGCAGAAACTGATGGAAGCCGTTCTTGACGGGTTAACTAATGACCAGCGGTGGTCAAGCCCTGATGAACTTGCACAGAAAGCGGTCGCCAAAATCTCCAATGCACAGTATCTTCAATGGTTAAACGAGTTGCCCGTTGATGTTAAAGAAAAACTGGCAAAGCATTGGGGGCAGCCTCCTGGCAAACTCTTCAACTACAAAGGCGACCTGCTGGTTCCAGGTATCATGAACGGCAACTTATTCATCGGGCTCCAGCCTCCTCGAGGCTACACAACTGACCCCGCGTCTATTTACCACAGTCCAGACCTGCCTATCCCATATCACTATCATGGCTATTACCGGTGGATTCGGGATGTGTTTAAAGCTGACGTTATCATCCATTTCGGTAAGCATGGAACCATGGAGTGGACGCCTGGGAAATCTGTTGGGTTATCGGCTTCATGTTTTCCTGACATAATAATCTCTGATTTGCCCAACGTGTACCCCTACCTCATCGATGACCCCGGAGAAGGAACAGGAGCAAAGAGGCGCAGCTACGCTTGCCTTGTTGACTATTTGATTCCTGTGATGCATAACGCGGATTCCTACGAGGATCTAGCGAAAATCTGCGTGCAGTTAAAAGAATACTATCGTGCTAAAACTTCTGACCCCGGAAAACTCAAAATCCTGCAGAAGCTGATTTGGGATACAGTAGTCAACGCTAACCTTAACAGCGACCTTAACGTTACGCAGGAAGATGCCTTTGCTGGGTTTGACGCGTTTTTAGAGCGGCTACATGCTTACCTGAATGAACTGTCAGATACTCAGATTCGAGATGGACTTCACATCATGGGTGAACCACCAACTGGTTTTCCGCTGGAGGAGTTCTTGGTTGCATTGACCCGATTGAACAACGGAAATGTGCCTTCTCTGCGTGAGTCTCTGGCTGCGTTGAAAGGTTATGATTATGAAGCGTTGCTGGCGAATCGCGGTTTATTGCGTCCTGAAGGGAGAACCAACGGCGACGTAATTGATGAGTTAACTGCCCTTGCCCTTGAACTGATCCAACAATTTCACGCCTTAGCCTTCAAAGAAGAATGCATTGACGAGTTAATGCAGGAAGTGCTTGGTTCACGTCAGGCACAAGTTAGACAGTGCTTGACGTACATCTCGACTTTTCTTGTACCTGCATTAGCTGCCACCACTAACGAATTAACCAACACCTTAGGCTCCTGTAGTGGAACTTATGTTCCAACGGGGCCATCGGGGGCTCCTACGCGTGGCATGGCTGACATTTTGCCGACGGGACGAAACTTTTACTCCATCGACCCTCGTTGTGTTCCTTCCGTTGCTGCTTGGAAAGTCGGCATAGATTTGGGCGATTCCTTACTTAAACGGTACATGGAAGAAGAAGGAAAGTACCCTGAGACTGTTGCTATTGTTGTTTGGGCAACTGACTGCATGAGAACCAACGGGGATGACGTCGCTGAAATCTTGTACTTGATGGGTATTAAGCCAGTGTGGGAAGCATCCAGTGGACGGGTGACGGGCTTGGAGCCGATTCCTTTGGAAACGTTAAGGCGCCCACGCATTGACGTTACGGTTCGAATAAGCGGTTTGTTTCGTGATAATTTTCCTAACATTGTGCATCTTATTGATGAGGCAGTGGCTATGGTCGCTGATCTCAAAGAAACTTCCGATAAAAACTACATCCGAAAGCATGTTGAAAAAGAGGTTGCTGAACGTATAGCCCAAGGCGTTAGTCCTACGGAAGCTCGAGAAGAGGTTTGCTACCGAATTTTCGGCGACATACCTGGCGGTTACGGTTCAGGCGTAAACGAGGCAATTGATTCGAAAAACTGGAAGGACCAAAACGATTTAGCCGATATCTACATCACGTGGGGCTGTTACGTTTACGGTAGGAAACACTTTGGGTTAACGGCGCCCGAGTTGTTTAGGCGTCGGCTGGGGCAGGTTCAGTTAACGGTGAAGAACTGGGACACCCGCGAATATGATACTCTGCAAATAGACGACAGCTACTCCTACCATGCAGGCATGGATGTTGCCATTAAAACAATTACAGGAAAGGCTCCCCACTCATATTACGGTGACAGCACCGACCCCAAACGGGTTAAAATCAGAAGCACAGCCGAGGAAATAAAATACTGCTTTAGGGCTCGCCTTGTTAACCCGAAATGGATTGAAAGTCTAAAGAAGCATGGTTACCATGGTGCCGCGGAGTTTTCTCGGCAAATGGATTACGTGTTGGGTTGGGACGCAACCGAGGAAGTTATCGAGGACTGGATGTATGAGGATTTGGCGGAAAAGTTTGTTCTTGACAAGGCAATGCAGGACTGGTTAAAGGACGTTAACCCATTTGCCCTGCAGAACATGGCGGAGCGACTGCTGGAAGCTATCGAACGCGACATGTGGCAGGCAACCGAGGAGATGAAGAAGCAACTTCAAGATGTCTACTTGGACATTGAGGGGGTTCTGGAAGGAACAACTGAAAAAAAGGGTAAGTGA
- a CDS encoding winged helix-turn-helix transcriptional regulator — protein sequence MDKKNEQKLQLLLTLIKGARRSDKELSKLTGNTRATVTRRRRQLEAEGYIREYTVLPEFTKIGYNILAFTFLTLKVLPKGERGGKLLDEWFERHPFILFAAGGEGLATNTIMSLHRDYTDFSEYISTLREDTQDFYENLQFFIVDLARKESILEPFSLARLDPKADISQKDYRLFTSKKAKPLGKEQPKKMATNLKSSNQPAYG from the coding sequence TTGGACAAGAAAAACGAGCAGAAACTGCAGCTTTTGTTAACTTTGATAAAAGGTGCCCGAAGAAGTGACAAGGAGTTGTCCAAACTCACTGGGAACACCCGTGCCACCGTGACTCGCCGACGAAGGCAGTTGGAGGCTGAAGGCTACATCCGAGAGTATACAGTTTTGCCTGAATTCACAAAAATTGGCTACAACATCTTGGCTTTCACCTTCCTAACCTTGAAGGTCTTACCAAAAGGCGAACGCGGGGGAAAACTGCTTGATGAGTGGTTTGAAAGGCACCCCTTTATACTATTTGCTGCGGGTGGCGAAGGTCTAGCCACAAATACCATTATGTCGTTGCATAGGGACTACACAGACTTTTCTGAATACATCAGCACTTTGAGAGAGGACACACAGGACTTCTACGAAAACTTACAGTTCTTTATAGTGGACTTAGCTAGGAAAGAAAGCATCTTGGAGCCTTTTTCTTTAGCACGACTCGACCCCAAAGCCGATATTTCCCAGAAAGACTACCGTCTGTTCACATCCAAAAAAGCTAAACCTTTAGGGAAAGAGCAACCAAAAAAAATGGCCACTAACCTTAAAAGTTCAAATCAACCCGCCTATGGCTAA
- a CDS encoding PQQ-binding-like beta-propeller repeat protein, which produces MTQKYLKPFVVTLTLMLMVMLAVSMIAPAQASSQNSDSATYSWLQTPTAFSGQMTHGPGETQYPWSYVGCDLAATGYTPSSGPQSSHLLWKTATGTSNAPFSFAVNDGMVFSRSVFDGVLFALDAETGEFVWQTQVGRAKSPEAVIYHDGHIYTDAENYSLVRVDAATGALNWKYCFPPELVLATDNNTEYRVNMPLVCGNDIIYVGVGDTLFCLQDQYDHCCWADMIEPFENVKVLWTYTLTEQSSCGWGGFHSPIISGDKLYNAAFTGEVFCFNATTGDIIWKSNVPETPIMRLEQMSLSDGLVVVASSDRLFCFNAETGAVEWEALNGTFPSSPSIHDGKVFVYDVPGKFCCLDLKTGADIWQFTPKNNSASYYYPTIADGNVYITASSAGIVDGAPTYYCWVQCLDEQTGTLKWEAQLDPGPYKKGYGACVGATSVADGNWYIHNGANGYMYCFGAGPTEISLSVTASSLDLGRNSILYGRLLDQSPASPDAPVVGASVDLYAGTTKIATVTTDDDGMFSTAWTPSTEGVYDLYACFTGNNSYEASNSDTTLIQVGPTAQPSISTPSPTQQTSSPSPSVAPPPTSDTPTTTYIAITAAVVVIIAVAAAVLLRRRNQGN; this is translated from the coding sequence ATGACTCAAAAATATTTGAAACCTTTTGTAGTTACTCTGACTCTGATGCTGATGGTGATGCTCGCAGTTTCAATGATTGCGCCAGCCCAAGCCTCTAGCCAAAACAGTGACTCTGCGACGTACTCGTGGCTTCAAACTCCGACGGCGTTCTCTGGTCAGATGACACATGGACCTGGTGAAACACAGTATCCCTGGAGTTATGTCGGGTGCGACCTAGCCGCTACAGGCTATACGCCAAGTTCTGGTCCTCAATCGTCGCACTTATTATGGAAAACAGCCACTGGAACTTCTAATGCGCCTTTTTCCTTTGCAGTAAATGATGGCATGGTTTTCTCAAGAAGCGTGTTTGATGGTGTCCTTTTTGCTCTAGACGCAGAGACTGGTGAATTCGTATGGCAAACCCAAGTAGGTCGAGCTAAGAGTCCCGAAGCTGTAATCTATCATGATGGCCACATATACACTGATGCTGAAAATTACAGCCTTGTTCGCGTAGATGCCGCCACTGGTGCCCTGAATTGGAAGTACTGCTTCCCTCCAGAGCTTGTCTTAGCCACCGATAATAACACGGAGTACCGCGTCAACATGCCCCTCGTTTGCGGCAACGACATAATCTATGTCGGAGTTGGAGATACTCTGTTTTGCCTACAAGACCAATACGACCATTGCTGCTGGGCAGATATGATTGAGCCCTTCGAAAACGTAAAGGTACTCTGGACCTACACTTTGACTGAACAATCTTCTTGCGGCTGGGGCGGTTTCCACAGTCCTATAATATCTGGTGACAAACTCTACAATGCTGCCTTTACTGGAGAGGTATTCTGCTTCAATGCTACCACTGGAGATATAATCTGGAAATCTAATGTTCCTGAAACTCCTATTATGAGGTTAGAGCAGATGAGTCTATCAGATGGCCTTGTCGTTGTAGCTTCATCTGATCGTCTATTCTGCTTTAATGCAGAAACAGGCGCAGTAGAATGGGAGGCATTGAATGGAACATTCCCATCGTCACCATCAATCCATGATGGAAAGGTCTTTGTTTATGACGTTCCCGGGAAGTTCTGCTGCTTAGACTTAAAGACCGGCGCCGACATCTGGCAATTCACACCGAAAAATAACTCCGCCTCTTACTATTACCCCACAATCGCTGATGGCAACGTCTACATAACCGCCTCGTCAGCCGGCATAGTTGACGGTGCACCTACCTATTATTGCTGGGTTCAATGCTTAGATGAGCAAACAGGAACACTGAAGTGGGAAGCCCAACTGGACCCTGGTCCTTATAAGAAGGGATACGGAGCATGTGTTGGCGCTACATCCGTCGCAGACGGCAACTGGTACATACACAACGGCGCTAATGGCTACATGTACTGTTTCGGTGCGGGACCAACTGAAATTTCGTTATCCGTTACTGCTTCATCTCTAGACCTTGGAAGAAACAGCATCCTTTACGGGCGCCTCTTAGATCAGTCTCCTGCTAGTCCAGATGCCCCCGTTGTTGGTGCCTCCGTAGACTTGTATGCAGGTACAACAAAAATTGCTACCGTTACCACAGACGATGACGGTATGTTCTCTACTGCTTGGACTCCATCCACTGAAGGCGTGTACGACCTCTACGCTTGCTTCACTGGAAACAACTCATATGAAGCATCAAATAGCGACACAACCCTAATTCAAGTTGGGCCAACAGCTCAACCCAGTATCTCAACACCATCACCAACGCAGCAAACAAGTTCGCCCTCTCCAAGCGTAGCTCCTCCGCCAACCAGTGACACGCCAACAACCACCTACATCGCAATCACAGCAGCAGTCGTCGTCATTATCGCGGTTGCAGCAGCAGTCCTGCTGAGAAGACGCAATCAAGGCAATTAA